One window of the Pedobacter ginsengisoli genome contains the following:
- a CDS encoding NAD(P)/FAD-dependent oxidoreductase: MLILHKNNNINGLMDADAIIIGAGACGLMCAVQAGYLGKKVILLEKSDKAGAKILISGGGRCNYTNLFATDEQFISDNKHFSKSAFTQWTVSDTISFFETYGITGKEKTLGQLFPDGKNAKDIVEVFTTVCADFDQQIICNAQVADIEFINDSSFTVKYEKGGKQRILKAPKLVITTGGLPIPKMGATDFALRFARKHALNIIKTAPALVPLTITGKDEDWYAQLSGNSVFCEVSNHRISFEENILFTHWGLSGPAILQISSYWRSGEEININLLPGENITNLIDQERKQNGKSLLSTLFNRFYPKKLTDAMSKFLPIEKQVASLTKAEIELIHATIHLFKVKPAGDKGYDKAEVMRGGIDTNELSSKTLECKNIPGLYFGGECIDVTGWLGGYNFQWAWANGYVIAQNL; encoded by the coding sequence ATGCTTATTTTGCACAAAAATAACAATATAAACGGATTGATGGATGCAGATGCTATAATTATTGGAGCCGGAGCGTGTGGTTTGATGTGCGCTGTACAGGCAGGATACCTTGGTAAAAAGGTTATCTTGCTGGAAAAAAGCGATAAAGCAGGGGCTAAAATCCTGATATCGGGAGGCGGAAGGTGTAACTATACCAACCTGTTTGCTACCGATGAACAGTTTATATCTGATAATAAACACTTCAGCAAATCAGCATTTACGCAGTGGACTGTTAGTGATACCATCAGTTTCTTTGAAACTTATGGCATCACAGGAAAAGAAAAAACATTAGGTCAGCTTTTCCCCGATGGTAAAAATGCTAAAGATATTGTAGAGGTATTTACTACAGTATGTGCTGATTTTGACCAACAGATTATCTGCAATGCGCAGGTAGCTGATATAGAATTTATAAATGATTCTTCTTTTACCGTTAAATATGAAAAAGGGGGAAAGCAGCGGATATTAAAAGCCCCTAAACTTGTAATAACTACCGGTGGCTTGCCAATACCTAAAATGGGGGCAACAGATTTTGCACTTCGTTTTGCCAGAAAACATGCCTTAAACATTATAAAAACTGCACCTGCGCTGGTACCTTTAACCATAACGGGTAAGGATGAAGACTGGTATGCCCAACTATCAGGCAACAGTGTATTTTGCGAAGTAAGTAACCATCGCATCTCTTTTGAAGAGAATATTTTGTTTACACATTGGGGGCTTAGTGGCCCTGCCATTTTGCAGATCTCTTCGTATTGGAGAAGTGGCGAAGAGATAAATATAAACCTCTTACCTGGCGAAAATATTACCAACCTAATTGATCAGGAAAGAAAACAGAATGGTAAATCTTTGCTTTCGACCTTATTTAACCGCTTTTATCCTAAAAAACTGACAGATGCGATGAGTAAATTTTTGCCTATAGAAAAGCAGGTAGCATCGCTAACTAAAGCAGAAATTGAGCTTATCCATGCCACAATCCATTTATTTAAGGTAAAACCGGCAGGAGATAAGGGATACGACAAAGCCGAAGTAATGAGGGGCGGCATTGATACCAATGAACTTTCTTCTAAAACGCTTGAATGTAAGAATATACCAGGGCTTTACTTTGGTGGCGAATGCATAGACGTAACCGGATGGCTGGGTGGCTATAATTTTCAGTGGGCCTGGGCAAATGGTTATGTAATTGCCCAGAATTTGTAA
- a CDS encoding 5-(carboxyamino)imidazole ribonucleotide synthase produces the protein MAKQISDLKLGILGGGQLGRMLIQEAINYNLTTLILDPDNEAPCKHIANYFECGSITDFDTVYNFGKKADIITIEIEKVNIEALEQLEKEGKHVYPQSRVIRLIQDKGVQKQFFKENDIPTAPFQLVNSQEDMLNSSIPFPYILKQRKDGYDGKGVMKINNAADVENAFEGPCLIEELVDFEKEIAVIVARNPNGDVKTFPMVEMEFNAEANLVEFLISPSTYPEAIQERAEVIAKNIASSLNITGLLAVEMFITRDGNILVNELAPRPHNSGHHTIEGNYVSQFEQHLRAIFNLPLGDTRAINNAVMINLLGEKNHNGVAKYHGLEKIMAIDGVYVHLYGKKYTKPFRKMGHITVVDQNRESAIEKANYIKNTLKVIS, from the coding sequence ATGGCAAAACAGATAAGTGATTTAAAATTGGGCATACTTGGAGGCGGACAATTAGGTAGAATGCTGATACAAGAGGCTATCAATTATAACTTAACCACTTTAATTTTAGATCCCGATAACGAAGCTCCTTGTAAACATATAGCAAACTATTTTGAATGCGGCTCAATTACTGATTTCGATACCGTTTATAATTTTGGTAAAAAAGCCGACATCATTACTATTGAAATAGAAAAAGTAAATATTGAGGCACTTGAGCAATTAGAAAAAGAAGGTAAACATGTTTATCCTCAATCGAGGGTAATTCGTTTAATTCAGGATAAAGGTGTTCAAAAACAGTTTTTTAAAGAGAATGATATTCCTACTGCACCGTTTCAATTGGTAAACAGTCAGGAGGATATGTTAAACAGCAGTATTCCTTTTCCTTACATACTTAAACAGCGTAAAGATGGATACGATGGCAAAGGGGTAATGAAAATAAATAATGCCGCAGATGTTGAAAATGCGTTTGAAGGGCCTTGTTTAATTGAGGAACTTGTAGATTTTGAAAAAGAAATTGCAGTTATTGTAGCCAGAAACCCTAACGGAGATGTAAAAACTTTTCCTATGGTTGAAATGGAATTCAATGCAGAAGCGAACCTTGTTGAGTTTCTGATCTCGCCATCTACATACCCCGAAGCAATACAGGAGCGAGCTGAAGTTATTGCAAAAAACATAGCTTCGTCATTAAATATTACCGGATTACTGGCTGTTGAAATGTTCATTACCAGAGATGGCAATATTTTAGTAAATGAACTTGCCCCTCGTCCTCATAATAGTGGTCACCACACCATAGAAGGCAACTATGTATCTCAGTTTGAGCAACATTTAAGGGCAATATTTAACTTACCTTTGGGTGATACCCGCGCAATAAACAATGCGGTGATGATTAACCTGCTTGGCGAAAAGAACCACAATGGGGTAGCAAAATACCATGGATTAGAAAAAATCATGGCAATTGATGGTGTATATGTACATTTGTATGGAAAAAAATATACCAAGCCTTTCCGTAAAATGGGTCATATTACTGTTGTTGATCAAAACCGTGAAAGTGCAATAGAAAAAGCAAATTATATTAAAAATACATTAAAAGTTATTTCCTGA
- the pdxH gene encoding pyridoxamine 5'-phosphate oxidase has product MDLTKENIQNLRQDYRSASLSENDVDSNPILQFKKWFQDAVNSQLYEPNVMTLATSDRFGKPTARIVLLKGIDEDGFVFYTNYESKKGHDIVENPQAALVFFWPELERQVRIEGMVSKVSEEVSSEYFHSRPVGSQIGAMASPQSEVIIGRELLERKVEQLTTQYAGQEIPRPLHWGGYLVEPTHVEFWQGRPSRLHDRIIYDFVEGSWIINRLAP; this is encoded by the coding sequence ATGGACCTTACTAAAGAAAATATACAAAACCTACGCCAAGATTATCGCTCGGCAAGCCTTTCTGAAAATGATGTAGACAGCAATCCGATTCTTCAATTTAAAAAATGGTTTCAGGACGCAGTGAATTCACAGCTGTATGAACCAAATGTGATGACGCTTGCTACTTCTGACAGATTTGGAAAACCTACCGCAAGGATAGTGTTGCTTAAAGGAATAGATGAGGATGGTTTTGTATTTTACACCAATTACGAAAGCAAAAAAGGACATGATATAGTAGAAAACCCACAGGCTGCACTTGTTTTCTTTTGGCCTGAGCTAGAGCGACAAGTTAGGATTGAGGGTATGGTAAGTAAAGTTAGTGAAGAGGTCTCGTCTGAATATTTTCATTCTCGCCCTGTAGGTAGTCAAATTGGGGCTATGGCTTCTCCTCAAAGTGAAGTAATTATCGGTAGGGAATTGTTAGAGCGTAAAGTTGAGCAACTTACTACCCAATATGCCGGACAGGAAATTCCCCGTCCACTGCATTGGGGTGGCTATTTGGTTGAGCCTACCCACGTAGAATTCTGGCAAGGCAGACCTAGCAGGCTTCATGACAGAATTATTTATGATTTTGTGGAAGGTTCATGGATTATAAATAGATTAGCGCCGTAA
- the purE gene encoding 5-(carboxyamino)imidazole ribonucleotide mutase yields the protein MSVQVGIIMGSKSDLHIMKDAADVFKEFGVEFEMTVVSAHRTPERMFDYAKNAAERGLKVIIAGAGGAAHLPGMVASITVLPVIGVPVKSSNSIDGWDSILSILQMPNGIPVATVALNAAKNAGLLAVQILSTADASLAVKMQAYKDELRKKVEESALEL from the coding sequence ATGAGCGTACAAGTTGGCATTATAATGGGCAGCAAATCTGATCTTCATATTATGAAGGATGCTGCTGATGTTTTTAAAGAATTCGGTGTTGAATTCGAAATGACAGTTGTTTCTGCTCACCGCACTCCTGAAAGGATGTTTGATTATGCAAAAAATGCTGCTGAACGTGGCTTAAAAGTAATTATTGCCGGTGCAGGTGGTGCAGCACACTTACCTGGAATGGTAGCTTCTATTACCGTGTTACCGGTAATTGGAGTTCCTGTAAAATCTTCAAATTCTATTGATGGATGGGATTCTATCCTTTCCATTTTACAAATGCCTAACGGTATCCCTGTTGCAACTGTAGCACTTAATGCCGCAAAAAATGCTGGCTTACTTGCTGTTCAAATACTTTCTACTGCTGATGCAAGTCTTGCAGTTAAAATGCAGGCTTATAAAGATGAGCTTAGAAAGAAGGTAGAAGAAAGTGCTTTGGAGCTTTAG
- the queG gene encoding tRNA epoxyqueuosine(34) reductase QueG: protein MNSNSAKYSKMIKDEAIRLGFMQCGIAKAEFLEDEAPRLEKWLNNNYHGEMAYMENHFDKRLDPRLLVDDSKSVISLTLNYFPEEQQTDPDAPKISKYAYGTDYHLVIKDKLFQLLNFISEEIGEVSGRAFVDSAPVLDRAWAKRAGIGWIGKNSNLISKKSGSFFFLAELIVDLDLQYDNAFETDHCGTCTKCIDACPTEAILSPFIIDAKKCISYLTIELREEIPSTFNDKMDNWMFGCDICQDVCPWNRFSAPHSEPQFQPNEKLLNMKREDWLDITEDVFKSIFKNSAVKRTKFKGLTRNIDFIKKLPDN from the coding sequence ATGAATAGCAATTCAGCAAAATATAGCAAAATGATTAAAGATGAAGCCATCAGGTTAGGCTTCATGCAATGCGGTATTGCTAAAGCTGAATTCCTTGAAGATGAAGCACCCAGGCTGGAAAAATGGCTTAACAATAATTACCATGGTGAGATGGCTTACATGGAAAATCATTTTGATAAACGCCTTGACCCGAGATTACTTGTTGATGATTCAAAGTCAGTAATATCATTAACACTAAATTACTTCCCTGAAGAACAACAGACCGACCCGGATGCTCCAAAAATATCTAAATATGCTTATGGTACAGATTACCATCTGGTAATTAAAGACAAGCTTTTTCAGTTACTCAATTTTATTTCAGAGGAGATTGGTGAAGTGAGCGGTAGGGCTTTTGTAGATTCAGCTCCTGTTCTGGACCGTGCCTGGGCTAAACGTGCGGGTATTGGGTGGATTGGGAAAAACAGTAACCTGATTAGCAAGAAAAGTGGTTCCTTCTTTTTTTTGGCTGAACTTATTGTAGACCTGGATCTGCAATATGATAATGCTTTTGAGACTGACCATTGTGGAACCTGTACCAAATGTATTGACGCCTGCCCTACTGAAGCCATACTATCACCATTTATTATTGATGCCAAGAAGTGTATTTCTTATTTAACTATTGAGTTAAGAGAAGAAATACCTAGCACTTTTAATGATAAAATGGACAACTGGATGTTCGGTTGTGATATTTGCCAGGACGTGTGCCCGTGGAACAGATTTTCGGCACCTCATTCTGAGCCACAGTTTCAGCCTAATGAAAAACTCTTAAATATGAAAAGAGAAGACTGGCTTGATATTACTGAAGATGTATTTAAAAGTATATTTAAAAATTCAGCTGTTAAAAGAACCAAATTCAAAGGTCTAACGAGGAATATAGACTTTATAAAAAAACTGCCTGATAATTAA
- the ruvB gene encoding Holliday junction branch migration DNA helicase RuvB, translating to MNENLDPSSENLSPIERDIEKVLRPQAFEDFTGQDKIMENLKIFVKAAKLRGEPLDHVLLHGPPGLGKTTLSHIIANEMGVGIKITSGPVLDKPGDLAGLLTNLDTGDILFIDEIHRLSPLVEEYLYSAMEDYKIDIMLESGPNARSVQISLNPFTLVGATTRSGLLTAPLRARFGINSRLAYYDAKLLTTIVLRSSHILKTPITEEGAYEIARRSRGTPRIANALLRRTRDFAQIKGDGKIDTEIARYALNALNVDEHGLDEMDNKILTTIIDKFKGGPVGLKTIATAVGDDEGTIEEVYEPFLIQEGFLMRTSRGREATEAAYRHLNRNFPGQTGKLF from the coding sequence ATGAACGAAAATCTTGATCCTTCTTCTGAAAACTTATCTCCTATTGAACGTGATATAGAGAAAGTGCTGCGTCCGCAGGCTTTTGAAGATTTTACAGGTCAGGATAAAATTATGGAAAACCTTAAAATCTTTGTAAAAGCTGCAAAGTTAAGAGGGGAACCATTAGACCATGTTTTATTACATGGCCCACCGGGATTAGGTAAAACTACACTTTCTCACATCATTGCCAATGAAATGGGAGTGGGAATTAAAATAACTTCGGGACCTGTTTTAGATAAACCGGGTGACCTTGCAGGCTTACTTACAAATCTGGATACTGGCGACATTTTATTTATAGATGAAATTCATAGGTTAAGTCCTCTTGTTGAAGAATATTTATATTCTGCAATGGAGGATTATAAGATTGACATCATGTTGGAAAGTGGCCCTAATGCCCGTTCTGTACAAATTAGCCTCAATCCATTTACTTTGGTTGGTGCAACTACCCGTTCTGGTTTGCTAACTGCTCCTTTAAGGGCAAGATTTGGAATTAACTCAAGACTGGCATACTACGACGCCAAACTACTTACAACCATAGTTTTAAGGTCATCACATATTTTAAAAACACCCATTACTGAAGAGGGTGCCTATGAAATAGCGCGCAGAAGCCGTGGTACACCACGTATTGCCAATGCACTATTAAGAAGAACAAGGGATTTTGCCCAGATTAAAGGCGACGGTAAAATTGATACAGAGATTGCCCGCTATGCACTTAATGCTTTAAATGTTGATGAACATGGCTTGGACGAGATGGACAATAAAATCCTTACCACCATTATAGATAAGTTTAAAGGTGGCCCTGTTGGCTTAAAAACGATTGCTACCGCAGTTGGAGATGATGAGGGAACCATTGAGGAGGTTTATGAGCCTTTTTTAATACAAGAAGGCTTTTTAATGCGTACCTCACGTGGCCGTGAAGCAACCGAAGCAGCATACAGGCATTTGAATAGAAATTTCCCTGGCCAAACAGGTAAGTTATTCTGA
- a CDS encoding 3-hydroxybutyryl-CoA dehydrogenase — MKRISVIGSGTMGNGIAHTFAQFGYQVNLIDINNEALERAINTIEKNLGRQVSKGTITETQKTDTLKNITVFTDMQSGVANAELVVEAATENLDLKLKIFRDLDSFANPEAILASNTSSISITKIASVTNRGDKVIGMHFMNPVPVMKLVEVIRGYATSDETTTTVMELSKKLEKAPVEVNDYPGFVANRILMPMINEAIYTLYEHVAGVEEIDTVMKLGMAHPMGPLQLADFIGLDVCLAILRVLHDGFGNPKYAPCPLLVNMVAAGNKGIKSGEGFYNYAGGVKEAKVAAKFSI; from the coding sequence ATGAAAAGGATCTCAGTAATTGGCTCTGGCACTATGGGCAATGGAATTGCGCATACTTTCGCACAATTCGGTTATCAGGTAAACCTGATTGACATTAACAATGAAGCGCTTGAAAGGGCTATTAATACAATTGAAAAAAACCTTGGCCGCCAGGTTTCAAAGGGTACAATCACTGAAACACAAAAGACCGATACGCTTAAAAACATTACTGTATTTACTGATATGCAATCGGGCGTTGCTAATGCAGAGCTTGTTGTTGAAGCTGCCACTGAGAACCTTGATTTAAAACTAAAAATATTTAGAGATCTGGATTCATTTGCTAATCCTGAAGCTATTTTAGCTAGCAACACATCTTCTATCTCTATCACCAAAATAGCATCTGTTACTAATAGAGGCGATAAAGTTATTGGAATGCATTTTATGAATCCGGTACCTGTGATGAAACTTGTTGAGGTAATTCGTGGTTATGCAACCAGTGATGAAACCACTACCACAGTAATGGAACTTTCCAAAAAGCTTGAAAAGGCACCTGTTGAAGTAAATGACTACCCGGGTTTTGTTGCCAATAGAATATTAATGCCCATGATAAATGAGGCCATTTATACGCTTTATGAGCATGTTGCTGGTGTTGAAGAAATTGATACAGTAATGAAGTTAGGAATGGCTCATCCGATGGGGCCATTGCAGCTTGCGGATTTTATAGGTTTGGATGTTTGTTTGGCTATATTACGTGTACTGCACGATGGATTTGGAAATCCTAAATATGCCCCCTGCCCTTTGCTGGTAAACATGGTTGCGGCAGGTAATAAAGGAATTAAATCTGGCGAAGGTTTTTATAATTATGCCGGAGGTGTTAAAGAGGCAAAAGTTGCAGCAAAGTTTAGTATATAG
- a CDS encoding YqgE/AlgH family protein — MLSRLEPSAGKLLISEPFLMDPNFKRSVVLITEHENEGTIGFILNQRSALVLSDLIPELENADYPVYIGGPVGTDTVHFLHRCYNKLNDGEEIAKGIYWGGNFEALKILVNNKLIDPSEIKFFIGYSGWGVEQLKDELNGNTWIVSDTYNADVVFSDDEEDLWREVIINLGPKFAHVSNFPSNPNLN; from the coding sequence ATGTTAAGTCGCTTAGAACCATCTGCAGGTAAATTATTGATTTCCGAACCATTTTTAATGGATCCTAATTTTAAACGCTCTGTAGTATTAATTACCGAGCACGAGAATGAGGGAACTATTGGTTTTATATTGAACCAAAGAAGCGCCCTTGTATTAAGTGATTTAATTCCTGAACTCGAAAATGCCGACTATCCTGTATATATTGGCGGACCAGTAGGTACAGATACTGTTCATTTTTTGCATCGCTGTTATAATAAACTCAATGATGGAGAAGAAATAGCGAAAGGTATTTATTGGGGAGGTAATTTCGAGGCGTTAAAAATACTTGTCAATAATAAGTTAATTGATCCAAGCGAGATTAAGTTTTTTATAGGCTATTCTGGCTGGGGTGTAGAGCAGCTTAAAGATGAACTGAACGGGAATACCTGGATTGTATCAGATACTTACAATGCCGATGTGGTTTTCTCTGATGATGAAGAGGATTTATGGCGGGAGGTGATCATTAACTTAGGCCCAAAGTTTGCCCACGTTAGTAATTTTCCAAGCAATCCTAATTTGAATTAG
- a CDS encoding 3'-5' exonuclease has translation MKLNLNRPLAFFDLETTGVNVGADRIVEIAILKAMPDGSEQIKTLRINPEMPIPLQSSLIHGIYDKDIANEPTFKGVAQELSDFIGDADLAGYNSNRFDIPVLLEEFLRAGVDFDMSDRKFVDVQNIFHQMEQRTLRAAYKFYCDKDIVNAHSAEADITATYHVLLAQIERYKDTDFEDKQGNLSKPVQNNVDALHTFTNLNKPVDFAGRMVFNENDEETFNFGKHKGKTVEQVFDTEPSYYAWMKQGDFPLYTKKKLSEIWDRWNKKKAANKPANPNKPTNPNQPRPVFNKPQPKKEKPAVEVTNDMLEQLKMKFGK, from the coding sequence ATGAAATTAAATTTAAATCGTCCGCTTGCTTTTTTTGATTTGGAAACCACCGGGGTTAATGTTGGTGCCGATCGTATAGTAGAAATTGCCATATTAAAAGCTATGCCAGATGGCTCTGAACAGATTAAAACACTTCGCATAAACCCTGAAATGCCTATTCCATTACAATCATCATTGATTCATGGAATTTATGATAAGGATATTGCCAACGAGCCAACATTTAAAGGTGTAGCACAAGAGCTTTCTGATTTTATTGGAGATGCTGATTTAGCTGGATATAACTCAAATAGATTTGATATTCCGGTTTTACTTGAAGAATTTTTAAGGGCAGGAGTAGATTTTGATATGTCTGACAGGAAATTTGTAGATGTTCAGAATATATTTCATCAAATGGAGCAGCGTACTTTGCGTGCTGCATATAAATTTTACTGCGATAAAGATATTGTAAACGCACACTCTGCAGAAGCTGATATTACTGCAACTTACCACGTTTTATTAGCCCAGATTGAGCGTTACAAGGATACTGATTTTGAAGATAAACAAGGTAATTTATCAAAACCGGTACAGAACAATGTAGATGCACTACATACCTTTACAAACCTGAATAAGCCTGTTGATTTTGCTGGCCGCATGGTTTTTAATGAAAATGACGAAGAGACTTTTAACTTTGGAAAACATAAAGGTAAAACTGTTGAACAGGTTTTTGATACTGAGCCAAGTTATTATGCCTGGATGAAACAAGGCGATTTTCCATTATACACCAAGAAAAAGTTAAGCGAAATATGGGACAGATGGAACAAAAAGAAAGCAGCAAATAAGCCTGCCAATCCAAATAAACCCACCAATCCAAATCAGCCAAGACCTGTATTTAATAAACCCCAGCCTAAGAAAGAAAAACCTGCAGTTGAGGTTACCAACGATATGCTGGAACAGCTAAAAATGAAGTTCGGAAAATAA